A genomic region of Nostoc sp. UHCC 0702 contains the following coding sequences:
- a CDS encoding type II toxin-antitoxin system RelE/ParE family toxin translates to MFEIDFTPEALEDLQTFRAYEQRQIILAIEEQLQYQPIQPTRNRKRLRPNNLAEWELRVDTFRVFYDVDEDLSVVKIEAIGYKEGNTLYIHGEVYEL, encoded by the coding sequence ATGTTTGAAATTGATTTCACACCAGAAGCATTAGAAGATTTGCAGACTTTTCGAGCCTACGAACAACGACAGATTATTCTGGCAATTGAAGAACAGCTTCAGTATCAACCAATTCAGCCAACTCGTAATCGAAAGCGCCTTCGACCGAATAATCTTGCAGAATGGGAGCTTCGTGTGGATACGTTCAGGGTATTCTACGATGTTGATGAGGATTTGTCAGTCGTCAAAATTGAGGCGATCGGCTACAAAGAAGGAAATACACTTTATATTCACGGGGAAGTTTACGAGTTATGA
- a CDS encoding helix-turn-helix transcriptional regulator, whose protein sequence is MGRASKALKQVLETYDISQNSLAVAMGVKRTVVFRWFHETRDPTAQTVVEIVVALKAINLKAAQEFVWLYLGELVQNEEK, encoded by the coding sequence ATGGGAAGAGCAAGCAAAGCCCTTAAACAGGTGTTGGAAACCTACGACATTAGTCAAAACAGTTTGGCGGTTGCGATGGGAGTTAAGCGGACTGTCGTTTTCCGCTGGTTTCATGAAACTAGAGATCCTACAGCCCAGACTGTTGTCGAAATTGTTGTAGCACTGAAGGCAATTAACTTAAAAGCCGCCCAAGAATTTGTTTGGCTCTACTTGGGCGAGTTAGTTCAGAATGAAGAAAAATAG
- a CDS encoding DUF3488 domain-containing protein, producing MFNLSRINQFWRLPIGDRWQQNMQRSPLTQVEDSIPLRVLVLGLVIIGVVATDIAAETTFSLWAVPLSIVGAIWSYYRRRHANIPIKFCIAIGMLIALGAFFGRLLGELNDTRLALAELLIQLQILHSFDTPRRKDLGYSIVIGLILLGVAATLSQTLAFAPVLLLFLAIALPTLVLNYRSQLGLQQLKVKNEKLPKHSSATFDFKFLVLSFVTIVGLGLAIFAILPRFPGYQLRTFPVSSPIDVKGGFTGRSIINPGYVRQGNANNQGNGNGQSQAGKPGSLDNDFYYGFNSQINQNLRGVMKPKVVMRVRSQAEGFWRVLAFDRYTGKGWEVSRNDDVTSIKRSPWSYQIYLPVPNISGETREVVQTYTIVADLPNLIPAMANPKELYFPTPMVAVDKENGLRAPVALSEDLTYTVISEVPYRDRSLLVKASTDYPPQIKNHYLQIPPEIAAKVKQRTEEIFANYNRDRVGKSLKSLDSTYEKVLYLAQYIKQYYSVPKNPLDLPYLGEKDDLVDAFLFKYKGGYPDHFSTVLTVMLRSVGIPARLVAGFNPGEFNPFTGMYVVKNTDAYAMTEVYFPKYGWFAFDPIPNHPLIPPSIEDPQTFSVLRQFWQWVAGWLPSPVTGLLNNVFGAIFSWMGRAIAWFFALFTQGWLGVLTGSILGTTIAFFGWFGWVQWREWLNRRWLKKLPAMERLYQQMLQWTSQKGLGKHPAQTPLEYAKVSYQHHALATAEVIDEICQAYVSWRYGGHAPDLKQLRQRWQGLKKTAK from the coding sequence ATGTTTAACTTATCCAGGATTAATCAGTTTTGGCGTCTACCTATAGGCGATCGCTGGCAGCAAAATATGCAGAGGTCGCCTTTGACGCAAGTGGAAGATTCGATTCCTTTACGGGTGCTAGTGCTAGGGTTAGTAATTATCGGAGTTGTGGCGACGGATATTGCTGCTGAGACTACATTTAGTCTTTGGGCAGTACCCCTAAGTATAGTAGGTGCAATTTGGAGTTACTACCGTCGTCGCCATGCCAATATTCCAATCAAATTCTGCATCGCCATCGGGATGTTAATCGCACTGGGTGCTTTCTTTGGGCGGTTGCTGGGAGAATTGAATGATACGCGGCTGGCTTTGGCAGAGTTATTAATTCAACTTCAAATACTCCACAGTTTTGATACACCCCGTCGCAAAGACTTGGGTTATTCAATAGTTATAGGATTAATTTTATTAGGTGTGGCAGCAACACTCAGCCAAACTTTGGCTTTTGCTCCTGTGCTGTTGTTGTTTTTAGCGATCGCTTTGCCGACTTTAGTATTAAATTACCGCTCACAACTCGGCTTACAACAATTAAAAGTTAAAAATGAAAAATTACCCAAGCATAGTTCTGCAACTTTTGATTTTAAATTTTTAGTTTTAAGTTTTGTAACGATTGTAGGGTTAGGCTTGGCCATCTTTGCCATCCTACCACGATTTCCTGGCTATCAACTGCGAACTTTTCCAGTAAGTTCTCCCATTGATGTCAAAGGTGGTTTTACAGGTCGTAGCATTATTAACCCTGGTTATGTGCGTCAAGGGAATGCTAATAATCAAGGTAATGGTAATGGACAAAGCCAAGCAGGTAAACCAGGAAGTTTAGACAATGATTTTTATTACGGTTTCAATAGCCAGATTAACCAAAATTTGCGGGGAGTGATGAAACCCAAGGTAGTGATGCGGGTGCGATCGCAGGCTGAGGGTTTTTGGCGAGTCCTGGCATTTGACCGCTATACAGGTAAGGGATGGGAAGTTTCTCGCAATGATGATGTTACTAGTATCAAGCGATCGCCTTGGTCTTATCAAATTTATCTACCTGTGCCAAATATCTCTGGTGAAACTAGAGAAGTAGTGCAAACCTACACCATCGTGGCGGATTTGCCTAACCTGATTCCAGCGATGGCTAATCCCAAGGAACTTTATTTTCCCACACCGATGGTCGCTGTGGATAAAGAAAACGGGTTACGCGCGCCTGTGGCATTATCGGAAGACTTGACTTACACAGTGATTTCAGAAGTACCATACCGCGATCGCAGTTTGTTAGTCAAAGCTTCTACAGACTACCCGCCACAAATTAAAAATCACTATCTGCAAATTCCACCAGAAATTGCTGCAAAAGTCAAGCAACGTACTGAAGAAATTTTCGCGAATTACAATCGCGATCGGGTAGGAAAATCTTTAAAAAGCCTGGATTCAACCTATGAAAAGGTTCTCTATTTAGCTCAGTATATCAAGCAATACTACTCAGTTCCCAAAAATCCCTTAGATTTGCCTTATTTGGGAGAAAAAGACGATTTGGTAGACGCTTTTTTATTCAAGTACAAAGGCGGCTATCCAGACCACTTTTCCACAGTTCTCACGGTGATGCTGCGTTCTGTTGGCATTCCGGCGCGGTTGGTAGCAGGGTTTAATCCTGGGGAGTTTAATCCATTTACGGGGATGTACGTTGTTAAGAATACAGATGCCTATGCCATGACGGAAGTGTACTTCCCTAAATATGGTTGGTTTGCCTTTGACCCCATTCCTAACCATCCCCTGATTCCCCCTTCAATTGAAGATCCTCAGACATTTAGCGTGTTGCGGCAATTTTGGCAATGGGTGGCTGGGTGGTTGCCTTCTCCGGTGACAGGTTTACTCAATAATGTTTTTGGGGCAATATTTAGTTGGATGGGTAGAGCGATCGCTTGGTTTTTTGCTTTATTCACTCAAGGTTGGTTGGGTGTATTAACTGGCTCAATCTTGGGTACTACCATAGCTTTCTTTGGTTGGTTTGGTTGGGTGCAGTGGCGAGAGTGGTTGAACCGTCGTTGGTTGAAAAAATTACCAGCAATGGAAAGGCTTTATCAACAAATGCTGCAATGGACATCTCAAAAAGGTTTGGGTAAACATCCAGCACAAACACCGCTAGAGTATGCCAAAGTTTCATACCAGCATCATGCACTAGCAACTGCTGAGGTCATAGATGAAATTTGCCAAGCTTATGTTAGTTGGCGTTATGGTGGTCATGCGCCTGACTTGAAGCAACTGCGACAAAGATGGCAAGGTTTGAAAAAGACTGCTAAGTAA
- a CDS encoding PatU has product MNSDSESSQHHLLAWVLADDVDTHEENLGESEETEGVDNPTKKAATSKSGKPDLGGTPQTFQLGEIPTVQERFQAVLKRRLQIQTENHPPLFPWESQIVEYPDCVEERSLALTPGWGWMAQQSKLSLPVPLPEKVFRELLERCQGLLTSSLPLGAKLVQVVEGFFPNESQTLNNIAGLVLRSTYRSADTLGMMPNIQSDYSDLKPRQQMALSLLAAKQMLENLTLPVSTSQPVVEKQWLTSAGPLTLRVEYQCQGQVTQLHVHAELPAKGSLKLRGSGTQAIAKSSSPGCLSAELHCQQVNPTYTLEVEFPELDQKPLLFVINPKI; this is encoded by the coding sequence ATGAATAGTGACTCAGAATCCTCACAACACCATTTACTTGCTTGGGTATTGGCAGATGATGTCGATACCCACGAGGAAAACTTGGGAGAGAGTGAGGAAACCGAAGGGGTGGATAACCCGACCAAAAAAGCAGCCACCTCAAAAAGTGGTAAGCCTGACTTGGGAGGAACCCCCCAAACCTTTCAATTGGGAGAAATTCCTACTGTGCAAGAACGTTTCCAGGCCGTCCTCAAGCGTCGGTTACAAATCCAAACCGAGAACCACCCTCCTTTATTCCCTTGGGAATCACAAATAGTAGAATATCCAGATTGTGTAGAAGAGCGATCGCTAGCATTAACTCCTGGTTGGGGGTGGATGGCACAGCAATCAAAGCTGAGTCTACCCGTTCCCCTACCGGAAAAAGTTTTCCGGGAATTGCTAGAACGATGTCAAGGATTGCTCACATCTTCACTGCCGCTAGGGGCGAAATTAGTTCAAGTTGTGGAGGGCTTTTTCCCTAACGAGTCGCAGACACTCAACAATATCGCCGGATTGGTGCTGAGAAGCACTTATCGGTCTGCGGATACTCTGGGTATGATGCCTAATATTCAAAGCGATTACTCAGATTTAAAACCCCGTCAACAAATGGCATTGTCGCTGCTGGCGGCTAAACAGATGCTGGAGAATCTGACTCTACCAGTGTCAACATCCCAGCCAGTGGTAGAAAAACAATGGCTAACTAGCGCCGGGCCTTTGACACTGAGAGTGGAATACCAGTGTCAGGGTCAGGTGACACAGTTACATGTTCACGCTGAGTTACCCGCTAAAGGTAGTTTGAAACTTCGAGGAAGTGGTACTCAAGCAATAGCGAAGTCTTCGAGTCCTGGGTGCTTGAGTGCAGAATTGCACTGCCAGCAAGTTAACCCGACTTATACTCTAGAAGTTGAGTTCCCAGAATTAGATCAAAAGCCGTTGTTGTTTGTGATTAATCCTAAGATTTAG
- the hetZ gene encoding heterocyst differentiation protein HetZ codes for MNSAATATIPTATIPSVTTQGENSIGAEVIFQLLSQELQQSTKASAQNCQDVATRITTEVYRICSESKRIQASGAVENSAMTLAKHRLQQCLKYYQLGSNRGRVELHSTLSAIIYRYINPPQRQLSYQGRLTIIEDFLQGFYLEALNAFRRENQLGPTYRPQSLLELAEYMAFTERYGKRRIPLPGRQQQLIILRAQTFSQQQPPETNVDIEQAAEGSSSEADGSWEEPAVQQLRSTMATQAAPEPEEDTLRSVVVTELMDYLEQRQQSDCADYFSLRLQDLSTQEIESVLGLTPRQRDYLQQRFKYHLIRFALLHRWELVHEWLEASLHTNLGLTPQQWQVYTAQLDDKQRALLELKQQGQPDEKIAKTLGMSTAQLQKRWFKILEQAWEIRNSLVSGSGASTHE; via the coding sequence ATGAATTCAGCCGCAACCGCAACAATTCCAACCGCAACAATTCCAAGCGTAACTACTCAGGGAGAAAATTCTATCGGCGCGGAGGTGATCTTTCAACTCCTGTCGCAGGAGCTGCAACAGTCAACCAAAGCTTCAGCCCAGAATTGCCAAGATGTAGCTACACGAATTACTACCGAAGTATACCGGATTTGTAGTGAAAGTAAACGTATCCAGGCTTCCGGTGCTGTAGAAAATTCAGCCATGACTCTAGCCAAACATCGGCTGCAACAATGTCTGAAATACTATCAGTTGGGTTCCAATCGGGGCCGGGTGGAATTGCACAGTACTTTGAGTGCGATCATTTATCGTTACATTAATCCTCCTCAAAGGCAACTGAGCTATCAAGGGCGGTTGACTATTATTGAAGATTTCCTACAGGGTTTTTATCTAGAGGCGTTGAACGCTTTCCGCCGGGAAAATCAACTCGGCCCCACCTATCGCCCCCAATCTCTGTTGGAATTGGCAGAATACATGGCGTTTACCGAACGCTATGGCAAGCGGCGGATTCCGTTACCAGGTCGTCAACAGCAACTAATTATCCTGCGGGCACAAACTTTTTCCCAACAGCAACCTCCAGAAACGAACGTAGATATAGAACAAGCCGCAGAAGGTAGCAGCAGCGAAGCTGATGGATCTTGGGAAGAACCAGCAGTACAACAATTGCGATCGACAATGGCGACGCAAGCAGCACCCGAACCAGAAGAAGACACTTTGCGTTCGGTTGTAGTTACCGAATTAATGGATTATCTCGAACAACGGCAACAATCCGATTGCGCTGATTACTTTTCCCTCCGCCTCCAAGATCTATCTACACAAGAAATTGAGTCGGTTTTAGGTTTAACCCCTCGTCAGAGAGATTACTTACAGCAGCGGTTTAAGTATCATCTAATTCGATTTGCCTTGTTGCATCGTTGGGAATTAGTTCATGAGTGGCTGGAAGCTTCATTGCATACCAATTTGGGGTTAACTCCCCAGCAATGGCAAGTATACACAGCGCAGCTGGACGATAAACAACGCGCTTTACTAGAGTTGAAGCAACAAGGACAACCTGACGAAAAAATCGCCAAGACTTTAGGTATGTCAACAGCACAACTGCAAAAACGGTGGTTTAAGATCCTCGAACAAGCTTGGGAAATTCGTAACTCCTTAGTGTCCGGATCAGGTGCATCTACTCATGAATAG
- the sds gene encoding solanesyl diphosphate synthase, whose amino-acid sequence MTPATSLFTPVEGDLQLLADNLKQLVGNRHPILFAAAEHLFGAGGKRIRPAIVLLLSRATMLEQDITPRHRRLAEITEMIHTASLVHDDVVDESQMRRGVPTVHSLFGNRIAVLAGDFLFAQSSWYLANLDNLEVVKLLSEVIMDLATGEIQQGLNRFDATTSIETYLKKSYYKTASLIANSAKAAGLLSEVSRETAEHLYGYGRDLGLAFQIVDDILDFTSTTDTLGKPAGSDLISGNLTAPVLFALREKPYLEVLIEREFAQEGDLEQALALITDSQGIQQSRELASHHAKLAAEHLACLPPSDAHQALINMTDYVLSRLY is encoded by the coding sequence ATGACCCCAGCCACCTCCCTGTTTACCCCTGTGGAAGGAGACCTGCAACTACTAGCAGATAACCTAAAACAGCTAGTTGGAAATCGCCACCCCATTCTTTTTGCAGCAGCCGAACATTTATTCGGAGCTGGGGGAAAGCGTATTAGACCAGCAATTGTTCTGCTGCTATCGCGGGCAACCATGTTAGAACAAGATATTACGCCGCGTCACCGCCGCCTAGCAGAAATCACGGAAATGATTCACACCGCCAGCTTAGTGCATGACGATGTGGTAGATGAATCACAGATGCGACGTGGTGTACCCACAGTTCATAGTTTGTTTGGGAACCGCATCGCCGTACTAGCAGGAGATTTTCTCTTTGCTCAATCCTCCTGGTATTTGGCAAACCTGGATAATTTGGAGGTGGTAAAACTGCTTTCAGAAGTCATTATGGATTTGGCTACTGGGGAGATACAGCAGGGATTGAATCGGTTTGATGCTACCACCTCAATTGAAACTTACCTGAAAAAGAGCTATTACAAAACTGCCTCGTTAATTGCCAACAGTGCTAAAGCAGCTGGGTTACTGAGTGAAGTTTCAAGAGAAACCGCTGAACATTTGTACGGCTATGGGCGTGATCTTGGTCTGGCGTTTCAGATTGTAGATGATATTTTAGATTTCACCAGTACAACAGATACCTTGGGTAAACCAGCGGGTTCTGACCTGATAAGTGGTAATCTGACTGCTCCGGTTTTATTCGCTTTACGAGAAAAACCATACTTGGAAGTCTTAATCGAAAGAGAGTTTGCCCAAGAAGGGGATTTAGAGCAAGCACTGGCGCTGATTACTGATAGTCAAGGCATACAACAGTCCAGGGAACTAGCTTCTCATCATGCCAAGTTAGCAGCAGAGCATCTTGCATGTCTACCACCTTCAGATGCTCATCAAGCACTTATTAACATGACTGACTATGTATTGAGTCGGCTCTACTAA
- a CDS encoding glutamate racemase, with protein sequence MYSSSFFDGNLHDFSDKEPQRAPIGVFDSGVGGLTVLRQLYRQLPNESIIYLGDTARLPYGIRSQAEILQFAREILTWMQQQRVKMVIMACNTSSALALEIVRQEFDMPILGVILPGAKAAVQQGKRIGVIATAATAKSNAYKNAILEIDPHAQVWQVSCPEFVPIVEENRIHEPYTTEVARSYLEPLLQQEIDTLVYGCTHYPLLAPVLRSLLPPQVKLVDPAVHTVVACAQELDLLGLKNTYPPLPTRFVVSGCPQQFAQSGVQWLGHTPMVEVVRFPDIAVSQLQQDFVG encoded by the coding sequence GTGTATTCATCTTCCTTTTTTGACGGTAATCTTCACGATTTTTCGGATAAAGAACCTCAACGTGCGCCAATCGGCGTTTTTGACAGTGGTGTGGGTGGGTTAACGGTACTGCGACAACTCTATCGGCAATTACCCAATGAATCAATAATTTACTTGGGAGATACAGCTAGGCTTCCTTATGGAATTCGTTCCCAAGCAGAAATTTTACAGTTTGCGCGTGAAATCCTGACTTGGATGCAACAGCAGCGCGTTAAGATGGTAATAATGGCTTGCAACACTAGTTCTGCCTTAGCTTTAGAAATAGTCCGGCAAGAATTTGACATGCCTATTCTAGGAGTCATCTTACCAGGAGCAAAGGCAGCAGTGCAGCAAGGCAAGCGTATTGGTGTAATTGCCACCGCAGCAACCGCCAAAAGTAATGCTTATAAAAATGCTATTCTAGAAATTGATCCTCACGCCCAAGTCTGGCAAGTCAGTTGTCCAGAATTTGTGCCAATCGTTGAGGAAAATCGCATTCACGAACCCTACACTACTGAAGTAGCACGGTCTTATCTAGAACCTTTACTACAGCAAGAAATTGACACTTTAGTCTATGGCTGTACTCATTATCCCCTGCTGGCTCCAGTACTGCGATCGCTCCTCCCCCCCCAAGTTAAATTAGTTGATCCAGCTGTTCATACCGTGGTAGCCTGTGCCCAAGAGTTAGACTTGCTCGGCTTAAAGAATACTTACCCCCCACTACCAACCCGCTTTGTAGTGAGTGGTTGTCCACAACAGTTTGCTCAGTCTGGAGTCCAGTGGTTAGGCCATACCCCAATGGTTGAGGTTGTCCGCTTTCCTGATATCGCAGTTTCCCAACTTCAACAAGACTTTGTTGGCTAA